The DNA sequence CGCGCAGCTCCCGGTAGTCGAGGATCTGGGTGATGCCGTGGGTGACGGCGACGGCGGCGTTACGCGGGTTACGGCCGGTGGCGAATGCGTTGGGCTGGGCGGTCGGGCTCACGTAGAGGCGCGGCATCGGCTGGCCGGCCTCGGTCGAGAGCTCCCGCACCATCTGGTAGAGCGCCGGGAACTCGGCCTCGCTCACCGGCCGGGCGTGCATCGCGCGCAGCGCGAGCTTGTCCGACCAGAAGTAGGTGCCGGCGTTCATGGCGAGCGAGACGACCACGGCGATGACCAGACCGGAACTTCCGCCGAACCAGTAGCCGACGCCCAGGATCATCGCGGTGAGCAGGCCCAGAAGGGCGGCTGTCTTGAGTCCGTTGCGGTGGCTGTGCACGATCACTCCTTCGGTGCACGGGTCACGGGAACCCGCTGACCGGTACAACACCGAACTACCCAGCAACCATCCGGCTTATCACTGTGAGTTACCTGAAAGTAGGTTGGTCAGAGCTGGACGGCATCGAGGATCGTCTGCGGCGCGAACCCGACGACCACCGCGACCGCGGTCGCGCCGCCCAGTGCGAGCCCGACGGACCACGGCACCCGCCGGGCGGTTCCGGCGACGTCGCCAGCGGCGTAGAGGGTGCCGCAGACACGGAGGTAGTAGGCGAGGCCGACCACCGCGTTGAGTGCCACCACGACGGCCAGCCAGCCGGCGCCACCGTCGAGCAGCGAGCGCACCACGACCACCTTGGCGAACAGCCCGGCCAGGCCGGGCGGCAGCCCGGCGAGCCCGACCAGGGCCAACACGAACGCGGCGGCGACGAAGGGATGCCGGCGACCGGCCCCGCGGTAGGCGGTGATCTCGCCGCCGTCGGCGTCCGCGGGACGCAACGCCACCACCGACGCGAACGCGGCGAGTTCGAGGACGACGAAGAAGACCGCGTACGCGACGGTCGCGGCGACGGCGACCGACAGCGCGTCGGCGTCGCGGCCGGCGACAGCGACGGCCGCCCCTAGCGGAGCCAGGATGTAGCCGGCCTGGGCCACCGAGGACCACGCCAACAGGCGCACCATCCGGGTCTGCCGCAACGCTACGAGGTTACCGACGGTCATCGTCAGTACGGCGAGCACGGCCAGGGCCGGACCGCTGACGGCCAGCCACGGCCCGAGCCCGTCGACGACGACCGCGATCACCGCGACGACCCCGCCGAGCTTCGACGCGGTCGACAGGTAGGCGGCCACCGGCAGCGGCGCCCCGTCGTAGGTGGCCGGCGCCCAGGCGTGCAGCGGCACGGCGGCGACCTTGAACGCCAGGCCGGCGAGCAGCAGCACGACCGCCACCCGCCCGAGCCGGGCCTCGGCACCCGCCTCGAGCGCCGGGGCGGCGGCCAGGGCAGCCAGGTGCAGCGTGCCGCGTACGGCGTAGAGCAGCGCCGCCCCCAGCAGGGTGACCGCCGTCGCCACCACACTGACCAGGAAGAAGGTCATCGCCGCCTCGGCGCTGGCGACGGTCCGGCGGCGCAGGCCGACCAGGATGTAGAGCGGGATGGTGAGGGTCTCCAGCGCCACGATCAGCGTGATCAGGTCGCCGGCCGCGCCGAGGACCACGCCGCCGGTCATCGAGCAGGCGAGCAGGAAGCAGTACTCCCCCGCCGGCACCGCGCCGGCCCGCAGCAGCGGGCCGGACAGCAGCAGTACGCCGAGGGTGAGCACCGCGAAGACGGTGCCGACGAGAGCCCCCCGGCTGGTGGCCAGCCAGGAACAGCCGTCGACGGTGCAGAACGTCTCCCGGTCGGCGCCCCGACCGACCAGCACCGCGCCGACCGCCGTACCGGCGGCGCCGAGCATGGCGACCGCGGCCGTCGCCGCGCGCCGACCGACGAGCAGGTCGGCCAGCAGGACGAGCACGGCGGTGCCGGCCGCGAGGTAGGCGGGCAGCAGCGCGACGTGGTCGATGGTCTGGGTCATATCGCCCCTTCGATCGCGACTGCGGGGCTCCGCTGCGCTGCACTCCTCGCGCTCACTGACCGACCACCCCCGTCAACGCCTCCACCGGGGCGCCGGCGACGCCGAGCACCAGGGCGGGTATGAGACCGACGGCCAGCGCCAGGACGACCAGCGGCGACCAGGCGACCAGTTCACCCGCCCCGATCGGGGCGGCCGGGGTGGCGGCGACGACCGGGCTGGCCGGACCGTGGGTGAGCCGGCGCAACAGCCGCAGGAAGTAGGCGGCGGTCAGCGCGCCGCCGACGGCCGCGACCACCGCCAGCGTCGTCCACAGCGGGCCGCCCCGTTGCAGCGCCGCGACCACCGCGAACGCCTCGCCCCAGAAGCCGGCCAGGCCGGGCAGGCCGAGCGACGCCACGGCGGCGAACGCGAACAGGCCGGACAGCGCCGGCAGCCGCTCCCGCAGCCCGCCCAGCTCAGTCAGGCTGCCGGTGTGCAACCGGTCCTTGATCGCGCCGGCCAGGAAGAACAGCAGTCCGGTGATGACGCCGTGCGCGACGTTGCCGATCAGGGCCGCCTCGATGCCGGTCGCGGTCAGGGTCGCCACCCCCAGCAGTACGAAGCCCATGTGGCCGACGCTGGAGTAGGCGATGAGCCGCTTCAGGTCGGTCTGCCGCAGACACACCAGCGAACCGACGACGACCGCGGCCACGGCGAGGACGCCGAGCACCGGGGCGGCCCAGCGGGCGCCTTCGGGCGCGACGCCGACCGCGATCCGGATGATTCCGTACGTGCCCATCTTGAGCAGGACCCCGGCGAGGATGACACTGCCGACGGTGGGTGCCTGGGTGTGCGCGTCGGGCAGCCACGTGTGCAGCGGCCACAGCGGGCTCTTCACCGCGAACGCGACCGCGAGCAGCACGAACGCGGCCAGTTGGGTGGTTCGGGACAGGTTGGCGCCGCCGGTGAGCGCCACGATGTCGGCGGTGCCGGCGGCGGCGACCACGGTCACCACCCCGACCAGCAGCAGCACCGACCCGAAGAGTGTGTAGAGGACGAACTTGCGGGCCGCCCGGCGCCGGTCCTCGCCGCCCCATCCGGCGATGACCACGAACATCGGCAGCAGTACGACCTCGAAGAACACGAAGAAGAGGACCAGGTCGAGGGCGAGGAAGGTGCCGACGATCCCGACCTCGATCACCAGCAGCAGCGCGACCAGGTATCCACCGGGTCCGCCGGCCGGGACGTGCCGGAGCGAGTACGCGCAGCAGAGCAGCGTCAGCAGGGTGGTGAGGACGACCAGCGGGTAGGAGATCCCGTCGACCCCGAGATGGAACCGCAGGTCGAGACCGGGTACCCAGGTGAGGTCCAGCTCGTGCCAGGGCAGGATGCCCGGCCCGGCCGCCTCCGCCTGGTAACGGGCCCATCCCCGGTCACCGATGCCGTAGAGCGCAAGGCTGATCAGGAAGGCGACCGCGGCGACGACGGTGGCGACGACCCGGGCCGTACGGTCGGCGCGCCGGGTGAGGGCGGCGACCGCTACGGCACCTACGGCGGGTACGGCGAGAACCGCGACCAGTGCCACCTGCCCGGTGGTCATCACAGCACCCCCAGGGTCGCGGCGGCCACGGCGACGAGCAGCGCGCCGGCCAGGACCGCGGTCGCCGCCCGGGGCAACCCGGCCCGGTGCAGCAGGGCCAGCCCCCGACCCAGCGCCACGGTCGCCCGCCCGGTGCCCAGCACCGCGCCGTCGACCACCTTCTCGTCGGTGCGGCGGGCGGCGCGGGCCAGGGCGACGACCGGCCGTACGACCACCGCACGCTGGAGCGCGTCCAGCCCGAACGCGGCGGCGAACACCCGCCGGGCCGGGCCGAGCGCGGTCGCGGGATCGGCGGCCGTGTCCCGCCGCCACAGCAGCCAGGCACCGACCCCACCGACCAGCAGCGCGGCCAGCGGCAGCGCCACCTCCGGGCCGAGATGCATGAGGTTGGTGTGGGCCGGCAGCAGGTCGGACGGGTGTTCGGCGGTCGCCGGTGGCAGCAGCCGGCCGGCGAGCCAGTCGGTGTATCCGGCCAGCCCCAGCAGCGCGCTCGGCACCGCCAGCAGCAGCACCGGACCGGCCATCGCGGCCGGCGGTTCGTGCGCGGCCCGGGCCCCCGCCGACCGGGGCGCGCCGAAGAACGTACGCAGCCACAGCCGGGTCGCGTACCAGGCGGTCACCGCCACGGTCACCAGCCCCACCCCGTAGATCGTCGGCGGCAGCCAGCCGGCCCCGGTGGACGAGGCGGCGTGCAGGACCGCCTCCTTGCTCCAGAAACCGGCCAGCGGTGGCAGCCCGACCAGCGCGGCCAGCCCGACCGTCATCGACCAGAAGGTCGCCGGCATGCGGCGTCGCAGCCCGCCCATCTCGCTCATCGAGTTGCTGCCGACAGCGTGGATCACCGAGCCGGCGGCGAGGAAGAGCAGGGCCTTGAACGCGGCGTGGGTGAGCAGGTGGAACAGGGCCGCGCCGGTCGCGCCGACCGCGAGCGCGGCGGCCATGTAGCCGATCTGGGACACCGTCGACCAGGCGAGCACCCGCTTGATGTCGTCCTGGGCGGTGGCCGCCAGGCCGCCGAGCGCGATGGTGACCACGGCCAGCACACCGAGCACGAGCAGGGCCGGGTCGCCGCCGGCGAACACCGGGTCGAGGCGGGTCACCACGTAGATTCCGGCGGCCACCATCGTCGCCGCGTGGATCAGTGCGGAGATCGGCGTCGGGCCGGCCATCGCGTCCGGCAGCCAGGTGTGCAGCGGGAAGAGGGCGCTCTTACCGGCCACGCCGGCGAGCAGCAGCAGCGCGGCGGCGGTCAGGGTGCCGCCGCCGACCTCGCCCGCGCCGACCGCGGCCAGCACGTCGGAGATCCGGAAACTGCCGGCGGCGATGCCCAGCAACGCGATGCCGAGCAGGAATCCGACGTCACCGACCCGGGTCACCAGGAACGCCTTGACCGCGGCGGCCGGCGCCTCCGGCAGCCGGCGGTCGTGGCCGATCAGCAGATACGAGCAGATGCCCATCACCTCCCAGCCGACCAGCAGCAGGATGAGGTCACCGGCGACGACCACGACCAGCATCGCGGCCGTGAAGAGGCTGACCTGGGCGGCGTACGGCCCGTAGCGGGTGTCGTCGTGCAGGTAGCCGACCGAGTAGACCTGCACCGCCAGCGCCACGACGGTCACCGCCAGCGCGACCAGCACGGCGGCACCGTCGAGCCGTACGCCGAGGGTGACGGCCAGATCGCCGAACTCGACCCAGCGGACGCTGGTCTCCACCGGGCCGTCGACGGTCATGGCGAGGCCCACGGCCACCAGCAGGGCCAGTGCCGTTCCGCCGATACCGAACGCGGCCGCGGCGGTCCGCGCCCCGCGCGGCAACAGCAGACCGACGGCGGCCGCCAACAGCGGAGCCAGCGGCAGCAGCGGACCGAGCGTCTCCGGCGCCATCAGGACACCGCCGCCCGGCCCGGGTCGGCCAGCGCCGTCGAGCCCTTCTCGGCGGCCGAGGCGAGGCCGGGCGCGGCATCGAGACGTACGTCGTCGACCGACACGGTGGCCCGCAGGCGGTAGAGCTGCAACACGATCGCCAGGCCGACCCCCACCTCGGCGGCGGCGATCACGATGATGAACAGCGCGAACGTCTGTCCGCTGTGCGGCAGCGCGGCCCGGACGGTGGTGTCGGCGGTGATCAGGATCAGGTTGACCGCGTTGAGCATCAACTCGACCGCCATCAGCACCAGGATCGCGTTGCGGCGCCGCAGTACGCCGTAGACGCCGATGCCGAAGAGCAGCGCGGCGACGACGTACGGGATGACGGGTCTCACCGGCGCTCCTCCCCCGTCGCCCGGGAGCCGTTGCCGTGCCCGGAGCCGATGTCGTGCCGGGAGATGACGATCGCGCCGACCAGCGCGGACAGCAGCAGCACCGACAGCAGCTCGAACGGCAGCACCCACGAGCCGAAGATCCCGGCGCCCAACCGCTCGGCGCTGCCCGGCTCGGGCAGGTCCACCATGGACCAGCGGAAGGCGTCGACGAGCAGGGCCGACAGGCCGAGGCCGGTGCCGGCACCGATCAGCACCGCCGGCCAGCCGGGCCGGTCGAGGTCATCGGAGGCGCCGATCGGCGCCCGGGTCAGCATCACCGCGAACAGCAGCAGCACCACGACCGCGCCGACGTAGATCAGCACCTGCACCCAGGCGACGAGTTCGGCGGTCAGCACCAGATAGAGGCCGGCGATCGCGCCCAGGCACACCACGAGGTAGAGGCCGGCGCGGACCAGGTGCCGGGTGGTCACCACCAGCAGCCCGGAACCCACCGCCACCAGGCCGAGCGCGATCAGCAGCACGTCCGCCCCGGTCATGTGTCGACCTCGCTGCGCTCGGCCGCCACACGACTGCATCCGAGCCAACCGATTCCCTCGCCGCGCTCGGTCATGTGTCGACTCCGCTGCGCTCGGCCGCCACACGACCGCATCCGAGCCAACCGATTCCCTCGCCGCGCTCGGTCATGCGTCGGCGTTGGTCGGAGGGGACGGGTCCGCGGGGCCGGTGGGGCGCTGTGGCCGTACCCGGGTCGCGGCCGGGCCACCGGCGGCCCGGCCGGTCGCGGGGCCACCGGCGGCCTTGCGGGCCGCGGTGGCCTCCTCTTTGGAGGGTTCGCCGTTCGGGTCGTGGGCCGGCGGTGGCGGGACGGTGGCCATCCACTGACCGAGATGGTCCTTGTCGTGCAGGAGATCACGGATGTCGTATTCGGCGTATTCGAACTCCGGCGACCAGTACAGGGCGTCGAAGGGGCAGACCTCGACGCAGATCCCGCAGTACATGCACAGCGAGAAGTCGATGTCGAACTTGTCGAGCACGTTGCGCTGGCGGGCCCGCGCCGCCCCCGGCACCACGACCTCCTCCTTGTGCGAGTCGATGTAGATGCACCAGTCGGGGCACTCCCGGGCACAGAGCATGCAGACCGTGCAGTTCTCCTCCAGCAGGGCGATCACGCCCCGGCTGCGGGGCGGCAGGTCCGGCTCGACGTCGGGATACTGCTGGGTGCCGGAACGGCGGGTCATCGTCTTGAGGGTGACGGCGAGCCCCTTGGCCAGCCCCTCGCCGGGCACGCTCACGATGCCACCCCGTTCATGCCGCCACCTCGCTGTGCATGGCCCACATCCTCCCCCTTCGTCCCGCCGTACGCGAGCACCCGCGGCCGCCTCAGAGGGCGACCCGGACCGCGGCGGTCAGCACCAGTTGGCCCAACGCGACCGGTACCAGCACCAGCCAGCACAGTCGTTGCAGCTGGTCCTCGCGCAGGCGGGGATAGCTGACCCGGACCCAGATGATCACGAACGACACCGCGAAGACCTTGACCAGCGTCCACAGCCAACCGAGCTGGTCGTCGATCGGCCCCTGCCAGCCGCCGAGGAACAGCACGGTGGTCAGCGCGGCGATGACCACGATGCCGACGTATTCGGCGAGCAGGAAGAACGCGAACCGCAGCCCGGTGTATTCGGTCAGGTAGCCGAAGACCAGCTCGGAGTCGGCGATCGGCATGTCGAACGGCGGCCTGCGGATCTCCGCCAGCCCGGCCACGAAGAAGACGAACAGCGCCGGCGCCTGCCACAGCAGCCACCAGGGCCGCCACGCCTCGACGATGCCGGGCAGCGACAACGTGCCGGCCGCCATCGCCACGCTGGCCGCCGCGAGCACCAGCGGAAGCTCGTAGCCGAGCAGCTGCGCGGCGCCCCGCAGCCCGCCGAGCAGGCTGTATTTGTTCGCCGACGCCCACGCCGACATCAGCACCGCGACCACCCCGATGCCGACGACGGCCAGCACGAAGAAGAGTCCGATGTCGAGCGGTTGGGCGACCAGGTCGTCGGGGCCGAGCGGGATGACCAGCAGCACCAGCAGGTAGGGCACCAGCGCCACGACCGGCGCGAGCCGGAAGACCGGCCCGTCGGCCGCCCGCGGTGTGACGTCCTCCTTCTGCACGAACTTGACCCCGTCGGCGACGAGCTGCGCCCAGCCG is a window from the Polymorphospora rubra genome containing:
- a CDS encoding NADH-quinone oxidoreductase subunit N; amino-acid sequence: MTQTIDHVALLPAYLAAGTAVLVLLADLLVGRRAATAAVAMLGAAGTAVGAVLVGRGADRETFCTVDGCSWLATSRGALVGTVFAVLTLGVLLLSGPLLRAGAVPAGEYCFLLACSMTGGVVLGAAGDLITLIVALETLTIPLYILVGLRRRTVASAEAAMTFFLVSVVATAVTLLGAALLYAVRGTLHLAALAAAPALEAGAEARLGRVAVVLLLAGLAFKVAAVPLHAWAPATYDGAPLPVAAYLSTASKLGGVVAVIAVVVDGLGPWLAVSGPALAVLAVLTMTVGNLVALRQTRMVRLLAWSSVAQAGYILAPLGAAVAVAGRDADALSVAVAATVAYAVFFVVLELAAFASVVALRPADADGGEITAYRGAGRRHPFVAAAFVLALVGLAGLPPGLAGLFAKVVVVRSLLDGGAGWLAVVVALNAVVGLAYYLRVCGTLYAAGDVAGTARRVPWSVGLALGGATAVAVVVGFAPQTILDAVQL
- a CDS encoding complex I subunit 4 family protein → MTTGQVALVAVLAVPAVGAVAVAALTRRADRTARVVATVVAAVAFLISLALYGIGDRGWARYQAEAAGPGILPWHELDLTWVPGLDLRFHLGVDGISYPLVVLTTLLTLLCCAYSLRHVPAGGPGGYLVALLLVIEVGIVGTFLALDLVLFFVFFEVVLLPMFVVIAGWGGEDRRRAARKFVLYTLFGSVLLLVGVVTVVAAAGTADIVALTGGANLSRTTQLAAFVLLAVAFAVKSPLWPLHTWLPDAHTQAPTVGSVILAGVLLKMGTYGIIRIAVGVAPEGARWAAPVLGVLAVAAVVVGSLVCLRQTDLKRLIAYSSVGHMGFVLLGVATLTATGIEAALIGNVAHGVITGLLFFLAGAIKDRLHTGSLTELGGLRERLPALSGLFAFAAVASLGLPGLAGFWGEAFAVVAALQRGGPLWTTLAVVAAVGGALTAAYFLRLLRRLTHGPASPVVAATPAAPIGAGELVAWSPLVVLALAVGLIPALVLGVAGAPVEALTGVVGQ
- a CDS encoding NADH-quinone oxidoreductase subunit L — its product is MMAPETLGPLLPLAPLLAAAVGLLLPRGARTAAAAFGIGGTALALLVAVGLAMTVDGPVETSVRWVEFGDLAVTLGVRLDGAAVLVALAVTVVALAVQVYSVGYLHDDTRYGPYAAQVSLFTAAMLVVVVAGDLILLLVGWEVMGICSYLLIGHDRRLPEAPAAAVKAFLVTRVGDVGFLLGIALLGIAAGSFRISDVLAAVGAGEVGGGTLTAAALLLLAGVAGKSALFPLHTWLPDAMAGPTPISALIHAATMVAAGIYVVTRLDPVFAGGDPALLVLGVLAVVTIALGGLAATAQDDIKRVLAWSTVSQIGYMAAALAVGATGAALFHLLTHAAFKALLFLAAGSVIHAVGSNSMSEMGGLRRRMPATFWSMTVGLAALVGLPPLAGFWSKEAVLHAASSTGAGWLPPTIYGVGLVTVAVTAWYATRLWLRTFFGAPRSAGARAAHEPPAAMAGPVLLLAVPSALLGLAGYTDWLAGRLLPPATAEHPSDLLPAHTNLMHLGPEVALPLAALLVGGVGAWLLWRRDTAADPATALGPARRVFAAAFGLDALQRAVVVRPVVALARAARRTDEKVVDGAVLGTGRATVALGRGLALLHRAGLPRAATAVLAGALLVAVAAATLGVL
- the nuoK gene encoding NADH-quinone oxidoreductase subunit NuoK, coding for MRPVIPYVVAALLFGIGVYGVLRRRNAILVLMAVELMLNAVNLILITADTTVRAALPHSGQTFALFIIVIAAAEVGVGLAIVLQLYRLRATVSVDDVRLDAAPGLASAAEKGSTALADPGRAAVS
- a CDS encoding NADH-quinone oxidoreductase subunit J family protein, which codes for MTGADVLLIALGLVAVGSGLLVVTTRHLVRAGLYLVVCLGAIAGLYLVLTAELVAWVQVLIYVGAVVVLLLFAVMLTRAPIGASDDLDRPGWPAVLIGAGTGLGLSALLVDAFRWSMVDLPEPGSAERLGAGIFGSWVLPFELLSVLLLSALVGAIVISRHDIGSGHGNGSRATGEERR
- a CDS encoding NuoI/complex I 23 kDa subunit family protein encodes the protein MTRRSGTQQYPDVEPDLPPRSRGVIALLEENCTVCMLCARECPDWCIYIDSHKEEVVVPGAARARQRNVLDKFDIDFSLCMYCGICVEVCPFDALYWSPEFEYAEYDIRDLLHDKDHLGQWMATVPPPPAHDPNGEPSKEEATAARKAAGGPATGRAAGGPAATRVRPQRPTGPADPSPPTNADA
- a CDS encoding complex I subunit 1/NuoH family protein, which produces MPLWVELTVRIVGVVVAFLALPLIVGQVEHKVMAHMQGRLGPMYAGGFHGWAQLVADGVKFVQKEDVTPRAADGPVFRLAPVVALVPYLLVLLVIPLGPDDLVAQPLDIGLFFVLAVVGIGVVAVLMSAWASANKYSLLGGLRGAAQLLGYELPLVLAAASVAMAAGTLSLPGIVEAWRPWWLLWQAPALFVFFVAGLAEIRRPPFDMPIADSELVFGYLTEYTGLRFAFFLLAEYVGIVVIAALTTVLFLGGWQGPIDDQLGWLWTLVKVFAVSFVIIWVRVSYPRLREDQLQRLCWLVLVPVALGQLVLTAAVRVAL